In Ruminococcaceae bacterium R-25, one genomic interval encodes:
- a CDS encoding beta-lactamase regulating signal transducer with metallopeptidase domain, translating into MLRYVIGITFIAAVIIIIRALTNGKVLKKQQYAFWLIIPLYMILMPFIRIDVPAAYELKSLFVKKTEITYEAAAPKMPAVVADNNKVNPYEQSKQAETNELDNVAAKPEKQSLPANYNDSKTESRTKNTIKTEKLLGYIAYSVSALLVLALLVYNAGFITYCRHKREYVGKDPSGKLKIYRIKHQGTPYLLFNKIYVDKDLEEISDYIICHEACHYKHGDHIWILVRYLVLLLNWYNPVIWAAFFLSGQDCELACDEEVLKTCGSGSAKEYAKTLFSMLQRKTGISFGFTVSTGMRGGYKVMKKRISNIKKPANKSRKALALSMAALLLFTSCSFANSTDNAGKISKDTPWFTSETYDIDLGLKEDRDIYYPNFFFWGADEKYYVLCAEGSYVEENADLPTFEEFLTVKVIDRNTKQTVNTVNVKRDLDKNSGEYINPEASFYMEGKITVKTNSNERDYDPATGNLLDSRPLANEDAGWDSRFFKIGNYRIETAIAYDEGGLYHTNVVITSPDGKSSLVELNEPGNRIYSSVVLALNNTTVLIPATSDKGNRYYELDLTTNKLITGDEKNYSWFDPNELTEAFTGTNGEVYCRTLSGLARVNVSAKKVEDVFTFNWCGINRGKVADLKFIECTRDTIIMFGQTTGDSEYESIKKTCQIVEFTKAKKNPNAGKTVLELYAPYVTNYIGEAIARYNDTNKNYFIEVVDRYNQTSNYSESQVKNIDDTGIIMLNSELNMSSALAKDIISGKGPDILINTSNYGQLNNPDYLMDLTPYVKDLDPDKYYTNIIEGSKRDGVIYQLPVGFVIEGIRTDEKYAGKTGVGFTLDEYKALVDGDLNGENIMYFGQAMLFSKLFNAMDDKFIVNGKADLTGPEFAALADYVKNNVPKDGVPYGEFSSGLTEALNYAEYDSEIQGYRDYFVDYADRNGPVKNPTVLGIPSVDGRGPRYSSNCSVAISKETVDADACGEFVKMLLSEEVQTYLAMNDNFVLNRNASRNAGEAAVNYFNTFVRKGSTYYVELNNSDINKVEQTILSCSRMRSDNSSISMILIEEMPAYFLGQKDLDAVIKIAQNRIQKVIDERG; encoded by the coding sequence ATGCTTCGTTATGTAATAGGAATCACGTTTATAGCTGCCGTCATAATTATCATCCGTGCATTGACGAACGGAAAGGTGCTTAAGAAGCAACAGTATGCATTCTGGCTTATTATTCCTCTTTATATGATCCTTATGCCTTTCATAAGGATCGATGTTCCGGCAGCTTATGAATTAAAGTCTTTGTTTGTAAAAAAGACTGAGATCACATATGAAGCAGCGGCACCTAAAATGCCTGCTGTTGTTGCTGATAACAACAAGGTGAATCCTTATGAACAAAGCAAACAGGCAGAAACCAATGAGCTGGATAATGTTGCTGCAAAACCGGAGAAACAGTCTTTGCCTGCAAATTATAATGATTCGAAAACGGAATCCAGAACTAAAAACACGATAAAGACCGAGAAATTATTGGGTTATATTGCATACTCCGTATCAGCACTCCTGGTATTAGCATTGCTGGTATATAACGCAGGCTTTATAACCTATTGCAGACACAAAAGAGAATATGTCGGCAAAGACCCTTCCGGAAAGCTTAAGATCTATCGGATAAAGCACCAGGGAACGCCGTACCTGTTATTCAACAAGATCTATGTGGATAAAGATTTGGAAGAAATCAGTGATTACATTATCTGTCATGAGGCATGCCATTATAAGCATGGCGATCATATATGGATCCTTGTCCGGTATCTTGTTCTGCTTCTTAACTGGTATAACCCTGTGATCTGGGCAGCATTTTTCCTGTCAGGACAGGACTGCGAATTGGCTTGCGATGAAGAAGTCCTGAAAACATGCGGTTCAGGATCTGCTAAGGAATATGCAAAGACTCTGTTTTCGATGCTTCAGAGAAAGACGGGAATTTCATTTGGGTTTACTGTTTCTACAGGTATGAGAGGGGGATATAAGGTGATGAAGAAAAGGATCAGCAACATAAAGAAACCTGCAAATAAGAGCCGAAAAGCACTTGCTTTGAGCATGGCTGCTCTTTTGCTGTTTACGAGTTGTTCGTTTGCAAATTCAACTGATAATGCGGGCAAGATTTCAAAGGATACTCCATGGTTTACCTCTGAAACTTATGATATCGATCTGGGTCTGAAAGAGGACAGAGATATCTATTATCCGAATTTTTTTTTCTGGGGCGCAGATGAGAAATACTATGTTTTGTGCGCAGAAGGTTCTTATGTGGAAGAAAATGCGGATTTGCCGACTTTTGAGGAGTTCTTAACTGTCAAAGTAATCGACAGGAACACAAAGCAAACTGTAAATACTGTTAATGTTAAGCGCGATCTTGATAAGAACTCAGGAGAATACATTAACCCTGAAGCTTCCTTCTATATGGAAGGCAAGATAACTGTAAAAACTAATTCCAATGAGCGCGACTATGATCCTGCAACAGGTAATCTGCTGGATTCCCGTCCTTTAGCAAATGAAGACGCAGGCTGGGATTCGCGTTTCTTTAAAATCGGCAATTACAGGATCGAAACTGCAATAGCATACGATGAAGGCGGTCTTTATCACACCAACGTTGTTATTACTTCGCCTGACGGAAAATCTTCTCTCGTTGAATTGAATGAACCCGGCAACAGGATTTATTCTTCAGTTGTTCTGGCATTAAACAATACTACTGTTTTAATCCCTGCAACCTCGGATAAGGGAAACAGATATTACGAGCTGGATCTTACTACTAATAAATTAATAACAGGGGATGAGAAGAATTACAGCTGGTTTGATCCCAATGAACTGACGGAAGCATTTACCGGAACAAATGGAGAGGTATACTGCAGAACTTTAAGTGGCCTTGCCAGGGTAAATGTAAGCGCTAAGAAAGTGGAAGATGTCTTTACATTCAACTGGTGCGGAATTAATAGAGGAAAAGTTGCAGATCTTAAGTTTATTGAATGTACCAGAGACACCATTATCATGTTCGGACAGACAACAGGTGATTCAGAGTACGAGAGTATAAAGAAGACATGCCAGATCGTAGAATTTACAAAGGCAAAAAAGAATCCTAATGCCGGTAAAACTGTTCTGGAATTGTATGCCCCCTATGTAACGAATTATATTGGAGAAGCTATAGCCAGATATAATGATACAAACAAAAACTACTTCATAGAAGTAGTTGATCGCTATAACCAGACCAGTAATTATTCAGAGTCTCAGGTAAAAAATATAGATGATACTGGAATAATAATGCTCAATTCAGAACTGAATATGAGCAGCGCTCTGGCGAAGGATATCATCAGTGGCAAAGGTCCTGATATCCTGATAAACACAAGTAATTACGGCCAGCTTAACAATCCTGATTATCTGATGGATCTGACGCCGTATGTAAAAGATCTTGATCCTGATAAGTACTATACGAACATCATTGAAGGTTCAAAACGCGATGGCGTCATCTACCAGTTGCCTGTAGGCTTTGTGATCGAAGGAATAAGGACAGATGAAAAGTATGCCGGGAAAACCGGTGTAGGGTTTACGCTGGATGAATATAAGGCGTTGGTTGACGGTGATCTGAATGGCGAGAATATCATGTATTTCGGACAGGCAATGCTGTTTTCCAAACTGTTTAATGCTATGGATGACAAGTTCATCGTAAACGGAAAGGCCGATCTGACAGGTCCGGAATTTGCTGCGTTAGCTGATTATGTGAAGAACAACGTTCCCAAAGATGGAGTTCCTTATGGAGAGTTTTCCAGTGGTTTAACGGAAGCTCTGAATTACGCCGAATATGATTCTGAGATTCAGGGATACAGAGATTATTTTGTTGATTATGCAGACAGAAACGGCCCGGTCAAGAACCCCACTGTTCTCGGTATCCCTTCTGTTGATGGAAGAGGTCCAAGATACTCATCTAACTGTTCAGTTGCAATTTCCAAAGAAACTGTTGATGCAGATGCCTGCGGAGAATTCGTAAAGATGCTGCTCTCCGAAGAAGTACAGACTTATCTTGCCATGAACGACAACTTTGTTCTTAACCGCAATGCATCAAGAAATGCCGGTGAGGCCGCTGTAAATTACTTCAACACTTTTGTAAGAAAAGGTTCGACTTATTATGTTGAGTTAAACAATAGTGATATAAATAAAGTAGAACAGACCATTCTGAGCTGTTCGAGAATGAGATCGGATAATTCTTCAATAAGTATGATTCTTATTGAAGAGATGCCGGCCTACTTCTTAGGACAGAAAGACCTTGATGCGGTTATCAAGATTGCTCAGAATAGGATCCAGAAAGTAATTGATGAGCGTGGATAA
- a CDS encoding BlaI family penicillinase repressor, which translates to MRLTDSEWKIANCLWENKSMTIAEITDELSESTGWTRFTVITLLKRMLEKGAVSFVQEGRTKIFSPAIEKSEAENEEVESLLDKVYNGNAGLLISNLIGSEKLTPEQLEEIRKMIEDI; encoded by the coding sequence ATGCGCTTAACAGACTCGGAATGGAAAATAGCTAATTGCCTTTGGGAAAACAAATCCATGACCATTGCAGAGATCACGGATGAATTGAGCGAGAGCACCGGATGGACAAGATTTACAGTTATTACCTTGCTTAAGCGCATGCTCGAGAAGGGCGCTGTCTCTTTTGTCCAGGAAGGTCGCACCAAGATCTTTTCTCCTGCTATCGAGAAATCTGAAGCTGAGAATGAGGAAGTCGAATCGCTCCTTGATAAAGTCTATAACGGGAATGCGGGACTTCTTATTTCTAATCTGATTGGTTCAGAAAAGCTTACACCGGAACAGTTGGAAGAGATCAGGAAGATGATAGAGGATATCTGA
- a CDS encoding ABC-type glycerol-3-phosphate transport system substrate-binding protein: MSIKKTVSIIAAVSLLLSIASCDKKTDPSETSAVQTGEKVSSDFPWFESKRINIDLGIEENVDAEYTDTKFAGVDDKYIVVVTTVYYKLLGDDNTVTDSDLQEYENSTTPIVSVFDRAKGETVKHINVKNDISVEGIIDVINYASGRITVTSLKYDASANKTTNIETDIDPLSGSVLDTRRIDGEVKDSVDRTYTVGKYRTEIIRDWNSWLESFTVRVISPDGNTKETEVNGNGTQIFSVNAVLPVTETAALICAETDKGIIYYTFDLEQGTAAPADHEEYKWLDTYIYGSLLSGTDGKTYYASPLGISRINLDKKAVEMVFDYSWCNINRQLLNFFYVAECTGDSFLLCGQKYQPGSFISNVKPEFMIYEFSRAAQNPHAGKTVLELYSADGELDYTTADAVLKFNDTNSEYFIEVTDRYNLSKYSSTEQSAGNADEYEVYNLTVNSKKSEALAVDLINGKGPDILMNTSSFGLLNNPNFLADLTPYIGTLDSNKYFTNVIEGAKYDGALYQVPVTITVDGIHTNPKYAGSSGVGFTTAEYEVFLRGALNGKDVIGDGQAVYFARLFSAERDLFIKGGKVDFTTPEFKELARYVKDNAPQNSRAFGEVVNDSTIAEQEGRCAIYNSCPSISSYFSDTATLSGATAVLGIPSSDGRGPLFSPRRSVAVSAQAKNIAACAEFVKMLLSDDVQTNYAMCDGITVNREALKQAAKTAVDYYNAGSNGTRKKYSEETVNDLEKVILNCSRMNSVDSEINLILIEEMPAYFLGQKELVDVIKIAQDRVQKVLDERG; encoded by the coding sequence GTGAGCATAAAAAAGACAGTAAGTATCATTGCAGCAGTATCTTTGCTTTTGAGCATAGCTTCCTGCGATAAGAAGACAGATCCTTCAGAGACATCTGCTGTTCAGACAGGTGAGAAAGTTTCTTCTGATTTTCCTTGGTTTGAAAGCAAGAGGATCAATATTGATCTGGGCATAGAAGAGAACGTTGACGCTGAATATACAGATACTAAATTTGCCGGCGTGGACGATAAGTATATTGTTGTTGTCACAACTGTTTACTACAAGTTGCTTGGTGATGATAATACTGTCACTGACAGTGATCTGCAGGAATATGAGAATTCTACGACTCCGATAGTTTCTGTTTTTGACAGAGCCAAAGGTGAAACAGTTAAACACATCAATGTTAAGAATGATATTTCTGTTGAGGGAATCATTGATGTTATTAACTATGCTTCAGGCAGGATTACTGTTACGTCCCTTAAATACGATGCTTCTGCCAACAAAACAACAAACATAGAAACCGATATTGATCCGTTATCCGGAAGTGTTTTGGACACCCGCAGGATTGATGGTGAAGTTAAAGATTCTGTCGACCGTACATATACCGTTGGTAAGTACAGAACTGAGATAATCAGGGACTGGAATTCCTGGCTTGAAAGCTTCACTGTCAGAGTTATCTCTCCTGATGGCAATACAAAGGAAACTGAAGTTAATGGTAATGGAACACAGATCTTTTCAGTTAATGCTGTTTTGCCGGTTACTGAAACTGCAGCATTGATATGCGCAGAAACGGACAAGGGTATTATCTACTATACTTTTGATCTTGAGCAGGGTACGGCAGCACCCGCTGACCACGAAGAATACAAATGGCTTGATACATATATTTATGGTTCATTATTGAGCGGAACAGATGGCAAGACTTATTATGCCTCTCCGCTTGGTATATCCAGGATAAATTTGGATAAGAAAGCCGTTGAGATGGTTTTCGATTACAGTTGGTGCAATATAAACAGACAATTACTTAACTTTTTCTATGTGGCAGAATGTACGGGAGATTCGTTCCTTCTTTGCGGACAGAAGTATCAGCCGGGAAGTTTTATATCAAACGTTAAACCGGAATTTATGATATATGAGTTTTCCAGAGCTGCTCAGAATCCCCATGCAGGAAAAACTGTTCTTGAACTGTATTCTGCCGACGGGGAACTGGATTACACAACAGCTGATGCTGTATTGAAGTTCAATGATACTAACAGTGAATATTTTATTGAAGTTACGGACCGCTATAATCTGAGTAAGTATTCCAGCACCGAGCAGAGTGCCGGAAATGCAGATGAATACGAAGTGTATAACCTTACGGTCAATTCGAAAAAGAGTGAAGCTCTTGCTGTCGATCTCATAAACGGTAAAGGTCCGGATATCTTAATGAATACAAGTTCGTTTGGACTTCTGAACAATCCGAATTTTCTGGCGGATCTGACACCATATATCGGTACACTCGATTCAAATAAGTATTTTACCAACGTAATCGAAGGTGCGAAGTACGACGGAGCGCTTTATCAGGTGCCGGTCACAATTACTGTTGATGGAATACATACGAATCCGAAGTATGCCGGAAGTTCCGGCGTCGGTTTTACGACTGCCGAATATGAAGTATTCCTCAGAGGTGCATTGAACGGCAAAGATGTAATAGGCGACGGACAGGCGGTGTATTTCGCCAGGTTGTTCAGTGCTGAAAGAGATTTGTTTATTAAAGGCGGCAAAGTCGATTTTACGACTCCTGAGTTTAAAGAGCTTGCCAGGTATGTGAAAGACAATGCTCCGCAAAACAGCAGAGCTTTTGGCGAAGTTGTTAATGACAGTACTATCGCGGAACAGGAAGGCCGGTGTGCAATTTACAATTCCTGCCCTAGTATAAGCTCTTATTTCTCCGATACAGCAACTCTTAGCGGCGCCACAGCTGTTCTAGGCATTCCTTCTTCAGATGGCAGAGGTCCTTTATTCTCTCCCAGACGTTCTGTTGCTGTTTCCGCACAGGCAAAGAATATTGCTGCCTGTGCTGAATTTGTTAAGATGCTCCTGTCTGATGATGTTCAAACGAACTATGCTATGTGTGACGGAATTACAGTCAACAGGGAAGCTTTAAAACAGGCTGCAAAAACTGCAGTTGATTACTATAATGCAGGGTCAAACGGTACAAGAAAGAAGTATTCAGAAGAAACCGTAAATGATCTGGAGAAAGTAATATTGAACTGTTCAAGAATGAATTCGGTTGATTCAGAGATTAACCTCATACTTATCGAAGAGATGCCGGCCTACTTCTTAGGACAAAAAGAGCTGGTTGATGTAATTAAAATTGCTCAAGACAGAGTACAGAAGGTGCTGGATGAGCGAGGATAA